Proteins co-encoded in one Opitutus terrae PB90-1 genomic window:
- a CDS encoding HD domain-containing protein: MSLPSRAEAQQLLEQHVRDEYQRHHALMVATAMEGYAPQFQGDRELWFITGLLHDIDFEEHPDTHPAESLRWFAEWGYPEELIHAVEAHAYGYHGFTTLPQTKLAAALLACDEISGIFYAYRKLNPVPYGQMKASSIKKKIKEPAFAAKVDRSTIHNGCQHLGVNLDDHVANLIRFFAVLN, from the coding sequence ATGAGCCTCCCTTCCCGGGCCGAAGCCCAGCAGCTGCTCGAGCAACATGTCCGCGACGAGTATCAGCGGCATCACGCGTTGATGGTCGCCACTGCGATGGAGGGCTACGCGCCGCAGTTTCAGGGCGATCGCGAGCTGTGGTTCATCACCGGGCTCCTGCACGACATCGATTTCGAAGAGCATCCCGACACGCACCCGGCCGAATCGCTGCGCTGGTTCGCCGAATGGGGCTATCCCGAGGAGCTGATTCATGCGGTCGAGGCGCACGCGTATGGTTACCACGGGTTCACCACCCTGCCCCAGACGAAGCTCGCCGCCGCGCTCCTCGCGTGTGACGAAATCAGCGGAATCTTCTACGCCTACCGGAAACTAAATCCGGTGCCGTATGGCCAGATGAAGGCCAGCTCGATCAAGAAGAAGATCAAGGAGCCGGCCTTCGCCGCGAAGGTGGACCGCAGCACGATCCACAATGGCTGCCAGCATCTCGGCGTGAACCTGGACGATCACGTGGCGAACCTGATTCGATTTTTCGCCGTCCTGAATTGA
- a CDS encoding glycoside hydrolase family 9 protein: MSSFRLRRRDRFSLALALIALAPSGVLLAGTTLRWQVPTASGITVPGLPPVTPRIHVDQFGYLPDEQKVAVISDPQKGFNAEESYTPGPELQARRVSDGAVVHLAAPALFNRGKTDRASGDHGWWFDFSAVREPGEYYVFDSRSGLRSHVFRIAPEVYAGVLRTAVRMFYYQREAFAHRPPYAEAPWIDDATYLEDRHARFVHAKNDPATERDLSGGWMDAGDTNKYPSFLPEVIHPLLYAWAENQAVFGDDFGLPESGNGLPDLLDEVKWELDWLVKMQDADGGVFLKLGHIDYAGGAWPLSKDNRPRYYAPKASASTLATAGVLAHAARVYGRFPAWQEFAVGLRERAERAWAWYRSHPRAFNLDDGEIKSGDADKNSAEHDRWEAITAMHLWALTGKPEYHAVFQERFRTLRQMKERAWSPYESGQAEALLDYTRQSNADPKTAQRILGRLAASTRDARFMPQDDSADLYRAWMVPTAYHWGSNLVLAGYGKIAVDALAYAPGEIDRPRVRQRALDALHAFHGVNPLGLVYLSNMQRDGAEVSAMRIYHDWFSAQSPLAAMPAPGYVTGGPNSNYGGTIAALTRQPDTKSYGDFNEAHPEASWELTEPAIYYQAMYVRLLASFVGANRR, from the coding sequence ATGTCGTCGTTCCGCCTTCGCCGCCGCGACCGGTTCTCGCTCGCTCTCGCCCTGATCGCTCTGGCTCCGTCCGGCGTACTCCTTGCGGGCACGACCCTGCGTTGGCAGGTTCCGACAGCCTCGGGCATCACGGTACCCGGTCTGCCGCCAGTCACGCCGCGAATCCATGTCGACCAGTTCGGTTATCTGCCGGACGAGCAAAAGGTGGCGGTGATCAGCGATCCGCAGAAAGGGTTCAACGCGGAAGAGAGCTACACGCCTGGCCCGGAGTTGCAGGCGCGGCGCGTGAGCGATGGCGCCGTCGTCCACCTCGCGGCGCCGGCGTTGTTCAACCGCGGCAAGACGGACCGCGCCTCGGGCGATCACGGGTGGTGGTTCGATTTCTCCGCGGTGCGCGAGCCGGGCGAGTATTACGTTTTCGATTCGCGCTCGGGGTTGCGGTCACACGTGTTCCGGATCGCGCCGGAAGTTTACGCGGGGGTGCTGCGGACCGCGGTGCGGATGTTCTATTACCAGCGGGAGGCGTTCGCGCATCGCCCGCCTTACGCGGAAGCGCCGTGGATCGACGACGCCACGTATCTTGAGGACCGGCACGCGCGGTTCGTGCACGCGAAGAACGATCCCGCTACCGAACGCGATCTGAGCGGCGGCTGGATGGACGCCGGCGACACGAACAAATACCCGTCGTTTCTGCCGGAAGTGATTCATCCGCTGCTTTACGCCTGGGCGGAGAACCAGGCGGTGTTCGGCGATGACTTTGGGCTTCCGGAATCGGGCAACGGACTCCCGGACCTGCTCGACGAGGTGAAGTGGGAACTCGACTGGCTCGTGAAAATGCAGGATGCCGACGGCGGCGTGTTCCTGAAGCTGGGACACATCGACTACGCGGGCGGCGCGTGGCCGTTGAGCAAGGATAACCGGCCGCGCTACTACGCGCCCAAGGCATCTGCGTCGACGCTGGCGACGGCGGGCGTGCTGGCGCACGCGGCGCGCGTTTACGGTCGGTTTCCGGCGTGGCAGGAGTTCGCCGTCGGGTTGCGCGAACGTGCGGAGCGCGCGTGGGCCTGGTATCGCTCGCATCCGCGGGCATTCAATCTCGACGACGGCGAAATCAAGAGCGGCGATGCCGACAAGAATTCCGCTGAGCACGATCGCTGGGAGGCCATCACCGCGATGCACCTGTGGGCGCTGACCGGCAAGCCGGAGTACCACGCGGTGTTTCAGGAGCGGTTCCGGACATTGCGACAGATGAAGGAGCGCGCCTGGTCGCCGTACGAGTCGGGTCAGGCCGAGGCGCTGCTGGACTACACGCGGCAGTCGAACGCCGATCCGAAAACCGCGCAGCGAATCCTCGGCCGGCTGGCCGCCTCCACGCGCGACGCGAGGTTCATGCCGCAGGATGACTCGGCGGATCTGTATCGCGCGTGGATGGTGCCCACCGCCTATCACTGGGGCAGCAACCTCGTGCTGGCCGGCTATGGCAAGATCGCGGTCGATGCACTGGCTTACGCGCCGGGTGAGATCGATCGCCCGCGGGTGAGGCAGCGTGCGCTCGACGCGCTGCACGCGTTCCACGGCGTGAATCCGCTCGGGTTGGTTTATCTGTCGAACATGCAGCGTGACGGCGCCGAGGTGAGCGCGATGCGGATTTACCACGACTGGTTTTCCGCCCAAAGCCCGCTGGCCGCGATGCCGGCGCCCGGCTACGTGACGGGCGGTCCGAACAGCAACTACGGTGGAACGATCGCGGCGTTGACGCGGCAGCCGGACACGAAGAGCTACGGTGATTTCAACGAAGCGCACCCGGAAGCGAGCTGGGAGCTCACCGAACCGGCGATCTATTACCAGGCGATGTATGTGCGTTTGCTGGCGAGCTTCGTCGGCGCGAATCGCCGCTGA
- a CDS encoding alpha-amylase family protein, which yields MLPTPLLSRREFLVRGSVVVGGVALAPLLSRSAEPLGGTTVATASSDADLWFRRPLRILQTVLREIDARAYDPTAVVAYLQRAACNTLVVNGGGIVDFFPNPLPLANPVRFLQGRDVLGEISAACRAAGIRVIARVDFRGVEEPIYREHPDWFGVTAEGTPLTLDYTTPTLYAGCYNSYHRNEHAERFIRHLLKHYPLDGIWHNSIAVAGICYCPRCREGFRSAIGADLPVMSDASPAELDRYMLWKAATADRHVARMRATVKSFGADKAYAAEVFGSMFQSGGAIWSGIDLYSARDHFDFLIATAFISENNAELRYDEIFHSATLVRLMKSMTPDKEAVILYGDNGTSHRYIMDAPAETQVWLWEALSVGGRFWNCGFTGMHPDSTHDRRAAYNSVAAYEFVRDHEAVLAHHAPVANVGLFYSRATRQFYRTASAQGDRFGAAIQGTERALLEGHLPYDFIPDDQLTPERLARYRVVILPNVRCLSDAEIALFRDYVRAGGGLIATFATSLHDPAGQPRSDFGLADVFGCSFTGRSADTRKDTYQFIAQPQHPLVAPDSGRTELLLNYGTTLLCRAQPDAQVICTHVPTVNNQPPEKAWVESWSREFPTAIEHRFGAGRCLYFSNQPDQNTYDIGHPDARLLLERAVRHLAGDALPIAESRMPASVHVGLTRSLVAPQEFIVSFVNTTSAPVRPIREVLPVHDLSIALRLGGRLAEHQVLRAPAAAEVRADGEFVRVHLARLDDFSAVHLRIQ from the coding sequence ATGTTGCCCACCCCGCTGCTGTCCCGTCGTGAGTTTCTCGTCCGCGGATCGGTTGTCGTCGGTGGAGTCGCCCTCGCACCGCTGCTGTCACGCAGCGCCGAACCGCTCGGCGGCACGACCGTCGCGACGGCGAGCTCCGACGCCGATCTTTGGTTTCGCCGACCGCTGCGAATCCTCCAGACGGTCCTGCGCGAGATCGATGCGCGCGCCTACGACCCGACGGCGGTGGTCGCATATCTGCAGCGGGCCGCCTGCAACACACTCGTGGTGAACGGTGGCGGGATCGTCGACTTTTTCCCCAACCCGCTGCCGCTCGCGAATCCCGTCCGCTTCCTGCAGGGTCGCGACGTCCTCGGTGAAATTTCCGCCGCGTGCCGCGCGGCGGGCATTCGCGTGATCGCCCGCGTGGATTTTCGCGGCGTCGAGGAGCCGATCTACCGGGAGCATCCGGACTGGTTTGGCGTCACCGCCGAGGGCACGCCGCTGACGCTCGATTACACGACGCCCACGCTCTATGCCGGCTGCTACAACAGCTATCATCGCAACGAGCACGCCGAGCGTTTCATTCGCCACCTGCTCAAGCACTACCCGCTGGACGGCATCTGGCACAACAGCATCGCCGTCGCCGGCATCTGCTACTGCCCGCGTTGCCGCGAGGGGTTCCGCTCCGCCATCGGCGCCGACCTCCCGGTGATGTCGGATGCTTCACCCGCCGAACTCGATCGCTACATGCTGTGGAAAGCCGCGACGGCCGATCGCCACGTCGCGCGGATGCGCGCCACGGTGAAATCCTTCGGCGCGGACAAGGCCTACGCCGCGGAGGTGTTCGGCAGCATGTTCCAGTCGGGTGGAGCGATCTGGTCCGGCATCGACCTCTACAGCGCGCGCGATCATTTCGACTTCCTGATCGCGACCGCCTTCATCTCGGAGAACAATGCGGAGCTGCGTTACGACGAGATCTTCCACTCCGCGACGCTCGTGCGGCTGATGAAATCGATGACGCCGGACAAGGAGGCCGTCATCCTTTACGGCGACAACGGCACCTCGCATCGGTATATTATGGATGCGCCGGCCGAGACGCAGGTCTGGCTCTGGGAGGCGCTGTCCGTCGGTGGACGATTTTGGAACTGCGGCTTCACGGGCATGCATCCGGACTCCACCCACGACCGGCGCGCCGCCTACAACAGCGTCGCCGCCTACGAGTTCGTGCGCGATCACGAAGCGGTGCTGGCACACCACGCGCCCGTGGCCAACGTCGGGCTCTTCTATTCCCGCGCGACGCGTCAGTTCTATCGCACGGCCTCGGCCCAGGGCGACCGGTTCGGCGCAGCAATCCAGGGCACGGAACGCGCCTTACTCGAGGGGCACCTGCCCTACGACTTCATCCCCGACGACCAGCTGACGCCCGAACGACTCGCGCGCTATCGCGTCGTGATCCTGCCGAATGTTCGCTGTCTCAGTGACGCGGAGATCGCGCTTTTTCGGGATTACGTCCGCGCCGGCGGCGGGCTGATCGCGACCTTCGCGACGAGCCTGCACGATCCCGCCGGCCAACCGCGCAGCGACTTCGGGCTCGCCGACGTGTTCGGCTGCTCGTTTACCGGCCGCAGCGCCGACACGCGCAAGGACACTTATCAGTTCATCGCGCAGCCGCAGCATCCGCTCGTGGCGCCGGATAGCGGCCGCACCGAGCTGCTGCTCAACTACGGCACGACGCTGCTCTGCCGCGCGCAGCCGGACGCCCAGGTGATCTGCACGCACGTTCCGACAGTGAACAACCAGCCGCCCGAAAAAGCCTGGGTGGAGTCGTGGTCCCGCGAGTTTCCGACGGCGATCGAACATCGTTTCGGCGCCGGACGCTGTCTCTATTTCTCCAATCAGCCGGACCAGAACACCTACGACATCGGACATCCGGATGCACGTCTGCTCCTGGAACGCGCGGTGCGGCACCTCGCCGGCGATGCGCTACCGATCGCGGAGAGTCGCATGCCGGCCAGCGTGCACGTCGGGCTCACCCGTTCGCTCGTGGCCCCGCAGGAGTTCATCGTGTCCTTCGTCAACACCACCTCCGCGCCAGTGCGGCCAATTCGCGAGGTGCTACCGGTGCACGACCTCTCGATCGCGCTGCGGCTCGGCGGCCGGCTGGCCGAGCACCAAGTGCTCCGCGCGCCCGCTGCGGCTGAGGTACGGGCCGACGGCGAGTTCGTGCGCGTGCACCTCGCGCGGCTCGACGATTTCTCCGCCGTACATCTGCGGATACAGTGA
- a CDS encoding (2Fe-2S)-binding protein has translation MTETVSFLLNDQPVRVKVDSERTLLWVLRTDLELTGTKYGCGISQCGACTVLVDDQAVRSCSVAVKSVAGKAVRTIEGLARDGELHPLQDAFMAHDALQCGFCTSGMILTAYSFLKKNPNPSRDEIIAAMDQNLCRCGAHPRIVDAIAAAADAMKGVR, from the coding sequence ATGACTGAGACCGTCTCATTTCTTCTCAACGACCAGCCCGTGCGCGTGAAGGTCGATTCCGAACGTACGCTGCTCTGGGTGCTGCGCACGGATCTCGAACTCACGGGCACAAAATACGGCTGCGGCATCAGCCAGTGCGGCGCCTGCACCGTCCTCGTCGACGACCAAGCGGTGCGCAGCTGCTCCGTCGCGGTGAAATCCGTCGCCGGCAAAGCCGTGCGCACGATCGAGGGGCTCGCCCGTGACGGCGAGCTTCACCCGCTGCAGGACGCGTTCATGGCGCACGACGCGCTGCAGTGCGGCTTCTGCACGTCGGGCATGATCCTGACCGCCTACAGTTTTCTGAAAAAGAATCCGAATCCGTCCCGCGACGAGATCATCGCCGCGATGGATCAGAACCTTTGCCGTTGTGGCGCGCATCCGCGGATCGTCGACGCCATCGCCGCAGCGGCGGACGCGATGAAAGGAGTTCGCTGA
- a CDS encoding GFA family protein yields MSTRLTGGCLCGGTRYELTAVPFDVGDCHCVDCRRAAGAPFVTWGTVYRGDFRITQGEVRRVAHANRFRSFAACCGTPLVFEESSEPPAIDVTIASLDDPTPFAPERVIWLEDRLPWVVLDPALPQYRRSSRDG; encoded by the coding sequence ATGAGCACGCGATTGACGGGTGGCTGCCTGTGCGGAGGAACGCGCTACGAACTCACGGCCGTGCCCTTCGACGTGGGCGATTGTCATTGCGTCGACTGCCGCCGGGCCGCCGGCGCGCCGTTCGTCACGTGGGGCACGGTGTATCGGGGAGACTTTCGAATCACGCAGGGCGAGGTGCGCCGGGTGGCGCATGCGAACCGATTCCGCAGCTTCGCCGCGTGCTGCGGCACGCCGCTGGTTTTCGAGGAGTCGTCCGAGCCGCCCGCGATCGACGTGACGATCGCATCGCTCGACGATCCCACGCCGTTCGCTCCCGAACGGGTGATCTGGCTCGAAGACCGGCTGCCGTGGGTCGTGCTTGATCCCGCGCTGCCGCAGTATCGTCGGAGTTCGCGCGACGGGTGA
- a CDS encoding c-type cytochrome gives MLLAAFVAPSLFAADAAAIWKKQCAECHGKDGRGDTKIGRKRYISDLTNPELQAKFSDEQAAHSIKFGLKDAKGNVIMEPARRVSDQEVEALVAYVRTLKK, from the coding sequence GTGCTGCTCGCCGCGTTTGTCGCCCCCTCGCTTTTCGCCGCGGACGCAGCAGCCATCTGGAAAAAACAATGCGCCGAGTGCCACGGCAAAGACGGACGCGGCGACACGAAGATCGGCCGGAAACGCTACATCAGTGATCTCACCAACCCCGAGCTGCAGGCCAAATTTTCCGATGAGCAGGCAGCCCATTCGATCAAGTTCGGACTCAAGGACGCCAAGGGAAATGTGATCATGGAGCCGGCGCGCCGGGTTTCGGACCAAGAGGTCGAAGCGCTGGTCGCATATGTTCGCACGTTGAAGAAGTGA
- a CDS encoding NYN domain-containing protein, whose translation MNSRISDLTLAVFLDLENIAHGARDAHFPPLDISKVLERLLLKGNIVVKKAYCDFDRFKELKRDLHEAAFELIEIPHVRQSGKNSADIRMVVDALDLCYTNQHVDAFAIISGDSDFSPLVSKLRENAKTVIGLGVKNSTSDLFIANCDEFIYYDDLVRAQPAKPARSRHAASPKPRAAEKPAEPDPMDAIELLVATVGALTEERGEDEPIWASMVKQAIKRRNPGFNERAHGFKSFTALLHDAEKRRLVQLEEKSGNCQVRLAE comes from the coding sequence ATGAACTCACGCATCTCCGACCTCACCCTCGCCGTTTTCCTGGATCTCGAGAACATCGCCCACGGCGCCCGGGACGCGCACTTCCCGCCGCTCGACATCAGCAAGGTGCTCGAACGGCTGCTGCTCAAGGGCAACATCGTGGTGAAAAAAGCCTACTGTGACTTCGACCGGTTCAAGGAGCTCAAGCGCGATCTCCACGAAGCCGCGTTCGAGCTCATCGAAATTCCGCACGTGCGACAGTCCGGGAAGAACTCGGCGGACATCCGGATGGTCGTCGACGCGCTCGATCTTTGCTACACCAACCAGCACGTCGATGCCTTCGCGATCATCAGCGGCGACTCGGATTTCTCGCCGCTGGTCAGCAAGCTCCGCGAAAACGCCAAGACGGTGATCGGCCTGGGCGTGAAGAACTCGACCTCAGACCTGTTCATCGCGAACTGCGACGAGTTCATCTACTACGACGACCTGGTTCGCGCGCAGCCCGCCAAGCCCGCTCGCTCGCGCCATGCGGCGAGCCCGAAGCCCCGCGCCGCCGAAAAGCCGGCGGAGCCGGATCCGATGGACGCCATCGAGCTGCTCGTCGCCACCGTCGGCGCGTTGACCGAGGAGCGCGGCGAGGACGAACCGATCTGGGCCTCGATGGTCAAGCAGGCCATCAAGCGACGAAATCCTGGGTTCAACGAACGCGCGCACGGATTCAAGTCCTTCACGGCGCTGCTGCACGACGCGGAAAAACGGCGGCTGGTGCAGCTCGAGGAAAAATCCGGCAACTGCCAGGTGCGGCTCGCCGAATAA
- a CDS encoding methyltransferase domain-containing protein — MIFRRLQHLSAWLFSALRRWLRAVGAWVQVRPRLAAWIFPARDGEDLAYREHNEQLYARFHEQERMLADQPRMAFYQTAIARQIGPGDRVIDLGTGTGILAAMASRAGAGHVYAIDHSPILRHARALAAANGIANVEFVATHSSAFQTEQRVDVILHEQMGDSLFDEGMLKNIVDLRDRLLRPGGRILPSRFELFFEPMQLNGRRQVPFIWELNVHGYDYATLAGERPADPSYYHLVSTDRELVDHFLGEPSPLLTVDLETVDLTQLPHSIVFSRRVQYAGRLDAFVVFFRTHVNDLMLTTDPTDPNRAPHWGYGILRTDFQQAEVNDVIEVRLNVGQWENPDTWHWSHRVLRTGATHDHAPMA, encoded by the coding sequence ATGATCTTTCGTCGCCTGCAGCATCTGAGCGCGTGGCTGTTTTCCGCCCTCCGGCGGTGGCTGCGTGCCGTGGGCGCGTGGGTGCAGGTGCGCCCCCGGCTCGCGGCGTGGATTTTCCCGGCGCGGGACGGAGAAGATCTGGCATACCGGGAGCACAACGAACAACTCTACGCGCGGTTTCACGAGCAGGAGCGGATGCTCGCGGATCAGCCGCGAATGGCGTTTTACCAAACGGCGATCGCACGGCAAATCGGGCCTGGCGACCGCGTCATCGATCTCGGCACCGGCACGGGTATTCTCGCCGCGATGGCCTCCCGTGCCGGCGCGGGGCACGTGTATGCCATCGATCACTCGCCGATCCTGCGCCACGCACGCGCCCTCGCGGCCGCCAATGGGATCGCAAACGTCGAATTCGTCGCCACACACAGCAGCGCGTTTCAGACGGAGCAGCGAGTCGACGTGATCCTGCACGAGCAGATGGGCGACAGCCTGTTCGACGAAGGCATGCTGAAGAACATCGTGGATCTGCGCGATCGGCTGCTGCGACCGGGCGGCCGCATCCTGCCCAGCCGGTTCGAACTTTTCTTCGAGCCGATGCAGCTGAACGGTCGCCGGCAGGTACCGTTCATCTGGGAACTCAACGTGCACGGCTACGATTACGCGACGCTCGCCGGAGAGCGACCGGCCGATCCGTCGTATTACCATCTGGTGAGCACCGACCGCGAACTGGTGGATCACTTTCTCGGCGAACCATCCCCCTTGCTCACGGTGGACCTGGAGACGGTGGATCTGACGCAGCTGCCGCACAGCATCGTCTTCTCGCGCCGCGTGCAGTACGCGGGCCGGCTGGATGCCTTTGTGGTTTTCTTCCGCACGCACGTGAACGATCTGATGCTCACGACGGATCCCACCGATCCGAACCGCGCGCCGCATTGGGGATATGGGATCCTGCGCACGGATTTCCAGCAGGCGGAGGTGAACGACGTGATCGAAGTGCGGCTAAACGTCGGCCAGTGGGAAAACCCGGATACCTGGCATTGGAGTCATCGCGTGCTCCGGACTGGTGCAACTCACGATCACGCCCCGATGGCGTGA
- a CDS encoding xanthine dehydrogenase family protein molybdopterin-binding subunit, whose protein sequence is MNAPDSPTHEFHGVPASADLHPLTRRQFLQRFAGGLVVWIVAGDLLKAAESEAARPMRARPSVPTDFNAFLRIGEDGRVTCFTGKIEMGQGPVTSLPQMLAEDLDVPLDSIDIIMGDTELCPFDQGTWGSLTTRSFGPLWRAAATEARGVLRELGAKSLGVSASEVETDQGMVFVRAQPDRRVSYGALTKGRRIERRLAAKPALKAPGEFKLVGKPLRRRDAQDKVTGKTKFTGDLRLPGMLYARILRPPAHGAKLRHVDTSAAAAVAGVVVVHEGDFVAVLHELPDVADEGLDRVQAEFTPSTSSLTDENIFAHLERSTLPEQPVAAGGDLAEGRQGARRTLTTMYLNSYVAHAAMETHTALARIDGDRATVWASTQNPFGAREEIAEVLGFPSEKVRVITPFVGGGFGGKSANLQAVEAARLAKATGRPVQVMWTREEEFFNDTFRPAAVVKVDAGLDDAGRVTFWDYGVRFAGDRGAAHFYSFPHHRTTSVGNFFGPEGVHPFRVGAWRAPGCNTNSFARESHVEQLAALAGVDPVEFRLRHLTDPRMIRVLKAAADKAGWQPAKGPSGRGFGVACGVDSGSYVATIAEVTVDRAQGTIRVKRVVCAQEMGLVINPQGATIQMEGCIMMGLGYALTEEVRFSAGELRDTNFDTYALPLFSWMPQIETVIVPADDSPPQGGGEPAIIVMGGALANAVFDATGARLLQLPMTPARVKATLANASPLV, encoded by the coding sequence ATGAACGCACCCGACTCCCCCACTCACGAGTTTCACGGCGTGCCGGCGTCCGCCGACCTGCACCCGCTCACGCGGCGACAATTCCTGCAGCGGTTCGCCGGCGGATTGGTCGTCTGGATCGTCGCGGGCGATCTGCTCAAGGCCGCCGAATCCGAGGCGGCGCGACCGATGCGCGCGCGGCCGAGCGTGCCGACGGATTTCAACGCGTTTCTGCGCATCGGCGAAGACGGCCGCGTGACGTGCTTCACCGGCAAGATCGAAATGGGCCAGGGCCCGGTCACCTCGCTGCCGCAGATGCTCGCCGAAGATCTCGACGTGCCGCTCGACAGCATCGACATCATCATGGGCGACACCGAGCTGTGTCCATTCGACCAAGGCACGTGGGGCTCACTGACGACACGCTCCTTCGGTCCGCTGTGGCGGGCGGCCGCGACGGAAGCGCGCGGCGTGCTGCGGGAGCTCGGAGCCAAGTCGCTTGGCGTGTCCGCGAGCGAGGTCGAGACCGATCAGGGAATGGTGTTCGTCCGCGCCCAACCCGACCGCCGGGTAAGCTATGGCGCGTTGACGAAAGGTCGGAGGATTGAACGCAGGCTGGCCGCGAAGCCGGCGCTCAAGGCGCCCGGCGAATTCAAACTCGTCGGCAAGCCACTGCGGCGGCGCGACGCGCAGGACAAGGTCACCGGCAAAACCAAATTCACCGGCGATCTCCGGCTCCCTGGGATGCTTTATGCGCGGATCCTCCGTCCACCGGCACACGGCGCGAAGCTGCGGCACGTTGACACGAGCGCGGCGGCCGCCGTCGCGGGCGTCGTCGTGGTGCACGAGGGCGATTTCGTGGCCGTGCTGCACGAACTCCCGGATGTCGCCGACGAAGGGCTCGATCGCGTGCAGGCCGAGTTCACCCCGTCGACGTCATCGCTGACCGACGAAAACATTTTCGCCCACCTCGAACGCTCGACCTTGCCCGAACAACCCGTCGCGGCGGGAGGCGATCTGGCGGAAGGCCGCCAGGGCGCGCGGCGCACGCTCACCACGATGTATCTCAACAGCTACGTCGCGCATGCGGCGATGGAGACGCATACCGCCCTCGCGCGAATCGACGGCGACCGCGCGACGGTGTGGGCCTCGACGCAGAATCCCTTCGGCGCGCGCGAGGAGATTGCGGAGGTGCTCGGTTTCCCGTCGGAAAAGGTTCGCGTGATCACGCCCTTCGTCGGCGGCGGCTTCGGCGGCAAGTCCGCGAACCTCCAGGCCGTCGAGGCCGCGCGGCTGGCGAAAGCCACCGGGCGTCCCGTGCAGGTGATGTGGACGCGCGAGGAGGAATTTTTCAACGACACGTTCCGGCCCGCTGCGGTCGTGAAGGTCGACGCGGGCCTCGACGACGCCGGCCGAGTCACGTTTTGGGACTACGGGGTGCGGTTCGCGGGCGATCGCGGCGCGGCGCATTTTTATTCATTCCCGCATCATCGCACGACGTCAGTCGGCAACTTCTTCGGACCCGAGGGCGTGCATCCGTTCCGCGTCGGCGCGTGGCGCGCACCAGGCTGCAACACCAATTCGTTCGCGCGCGAATCGCATGTCGAACAGCTCGCCGCGCTCGCCGGCGTCGATCCGGTGGAATTCCGGCTGCGGCATCTCACCGATCCTCGCATGATCCGCGTGCTCAAAGCCGCGGCCGACAAGGCCGGCTGGCAGCCCGCGAAGGGACCGAGTGGCCGGGGATTCGGCGTGGCGTGCGGTGTCGATTCCGGCTCCTACGTTGCCACCATTGCCGAGGTCACCGTCGATCGCGCGCAGGGCACGATCCGGGTAAAGCGTGTGGTCTGCGCGCAGGAAATGGGTTTGGTCATCAACCCGCAGGGCGCGACGATCCAGATGGAAGGCTGCATCATGATGGGCCTGGGCTACGCGCTCACCGAAGAGGTTCGTTTCAGCGCGGGCGAACTACGCGACACGAACTTCGACACCTATGCGCTCCCCCTCTTCTCGTGGATGCCGCAGATCGAAACGGTGATCGTACCGGCGGACGACAGTCCGCCGCAGGGCGGCGGCGAGCCGGCGATCATCGTGATGGGGGGGGCATTGGCGAACGCCGTGTTCGATGCGACCGGCGCGCGCTTGCTGCAACTGCCGATGACGCCAGCGCGAGTGAAAGCCACGTTGGCCAACGCCTCGCCGCTCGTCTGA